In the Drosophila takahashii strain IR98-3 E-12201 chromosome 3R, DtakHiC1v2, whole genome shotgun sequence genome, one interval contains:
- the ems gene encoding homeotic protein empty spiracles, giving the protein MTKMIPPVPTAAAAVMMPTPKQKIGFSIESIVGNDVSTAGGNSTPELTGSQSPPPGERNGPGSPPQTPPATLTLIPGSPPHHLMAPPAHGLPYPHPHAQQQQQQMAAHPHPHLSPAQQHVLHQHLLMQQQHQQQQHPGTPKSHQDIQELLQRLHHNAAMASGLSPLQTRLSPDSEQPQIPVSLKRERSPAPPAHEQAENPAQRIQPPHTPPKSVSPQSSQPSSSPTLLISSPHATPPQQQPSNYPKPAMMHPGAGGAPMMMPGMPPAGLVRPFPMGPGGPPMPQGQPGMPDIKALPPYINAPPELPPQHNPHLIAAAQFQMAAALQAGHVLGPAAAAAAAAGLPPHAAQFMPNPGMARDSYQLYPWLLSRHGRIFPHRFPGSFLVPPFRKPKRIRTAFSPSQLLKLEHAFESNQYVVGAERKALAQTLNLSETQVKVWFQNRRTKHKRMQQEDEKGGGDGSQRNMHNGSGDEDDDELIDMEMDECPSDEEHDLDASH; this is encoded by the exons ATGACTAAGATGATTCCGCCGGTTCCCACCGCCGCCGCAGCCGTCATGATGCCCACGCCCAAGCAGAAGATCGGTTTCAGCATCGAGTCCATTGTGGGCAATGATGTCAGCACTGCCGGCGGCAATTCCACGCCGGAGCTAACGGGCAGCCAGAGTCCGCCGCCCGGCGAGAGGAACGGGCCCGGTTCGCCGCCCCAGACGCCGCCAGCCACGCTCACCCTGATTCCCGGCTCACCTCCGCACCATCTGATGGCTCCTCCTGCCCACGGCCTGCCCTATCCACATCCCcatgcccagcagcagcagcagcaaatggccgcccatccgcatccgcatctctCGCCCGCCCAGCAGCATGTGCTGCACCAGCACCTCCtcatgcaacagcaacaccagcagcagcaacatcctgGCACTCCCAAGAGCCACCAGGACATCCAGGAGCTGCTCCAGCGACTGCATCACAATGCCGCCATGGCCAGCGGATTGAGTCCGCTGCAGACACGCCTCTCGCCGGACTCGGAGCAGCCCCAGATTCCCGTCTCCCTGAAGCGCGAGCGATCACCTGCACCACCTGCCCACGAGCAGGCGGAGAATCCCGCCCAGCGCATCCAGCCACCGCACACGCCTCCCAAATCCGTGAGCCCCCAGTCCTCACAGCCCTCTTCGTCGCCCACGCTGCTCATCAGCAGTCcgcatgccacgcccccccagcagcagccttCCAACTATCCAAAGCCCGCCATGATGCATCCCGGAGCTGGAGGAGCACCCATGATGATGCCGGGCATGCCGCCGGCTGGTCTAGTGCGACCCTTTCCCATGGGACCCGGAGGACCACCGATGCCGCAGGGACAGCCGGGCATGCCGGACATCAAGGCCCTGCCGCCCTACATCAACGCTCCGCCGGAACTGCCGCCCCAGCACAATCCGCACCTCATCGCCGCCGCCCAGTTCCAAATGGCCGCCGCCCTGCAGGCGGGACATGTCCTGGGtcccgctgccgccgccgctgctgccgccggaCTGCCGCCCCACGCCGCCCAGTTTATGCCCAATCCGGGCATGGCCAGGGATAGCTACCAGCTGTACCCCTGGCTGCTCAGCCGCCACGGAAGGATCTTCCCGCACCGGTTCCCTGGAA GCTTTCTGGTGCCCCCGTTCCGCAAACCGAAGCGCATTCGCACCGCCTTTTCGCCATCGCAGCTCCTGAAGCTGGAGCACGCCTTCGAGAGCAACCAGTACGTGGTGGGAGCGGAGCGCAAGGCCCTCGCCCAGACCCTCAATCTCTCCGAGACGCAGGTGAAGGTGTGGTTCCAGAACCGCCGCACCAAGCACAAGCGGATGCAGCAGGAGGACGAGAAGGGCGGCGGCGATGGATCGCAGAGGAATATGCACAACGGCAGTGGCGATGAGGACGACGACGAACTTATCGACATGGAGATGGACGAATGCCCCAGCGACGAGGAGCACGACCTGGACGCCAGTCACTAA